The following coding sequences lie in one Silene latifolia isolate original U9 population chromosome 5, ASM4854445v1, whole genome shotgun sequence genomic window:
- the LOC141655832 gene encoding putative inorganic phosphate transporter 1-3, with product MAKGEQLEVLNALDIAKTQWYHFTTIIIAGMGFFTDAYDLFCISLVTRLLGRIYYQVEGTKKPGSLPINVAAAVSGVALCGTLAGQLFFGWLGDKMGRKKVYGITLVMMVFSSLSSGLSFGNSAKGVMTTLCFFRFWLGFGVGGDYPLSATIMSEYANKKTRGAFVAAVFAMQGIGILAGGVVALIVSSAFESKFKSPTYAENPALSRPEEADYIWRIVLMFGAIPAALTYYWRMKMPETARYTALVAKNAKQAASDMSKVLKVEIEAEEERVDQIARSDKNQFGLFTVQFARQYGLKLLGTTSTWFLLDIAFYSQNLFQRDVFTSVGWIGPSEDMSAIKEVYVIARAQTLIALCGTVPGYWFTVAFIDIIGRWIIQMMGFIMMTIFMFAIAFPYAHWQKKENRIGFIVMYGLTFFFANFGPNATTFIVPAEIFPARLRSTCHGISAATGKAGAIIGAFAFVYLSQDPDPLKREHGYPAGIGKKNSLIILGVINFIGMLFTFLVPEPNGLSLEEASGEVEEDSSHDERQGSA from the coding sequence atggcaaaaggaGAGCAACTAGAAGTGCTGAACGCACTTGATATAGCAAAAACACAATGGTACCATTTCACGACGATCATCATAGCAGGAATGGGATTTTTCACGGATGCTTATGACTTGTTTTGCATCTCCCTTGTGACAAGGTTATTGGGTCGGATATACTACCAAGTTGAGGGCACGAAGAAACCAGGGTCACTGCCAATCAATGTGGCAGCGGCCGTGAGCGGGGTGGCCCTATGTGGGACTCTTGCGGGTCAACTTTTCTTCGGTTGGCTAGGGGACAAGATGGGCAGAAAGAAGGTGTACGGTATCACCTTGGTCATGATGGTCTTCTCCTCCTTATCCTCAGGCCTTTCATTTGGAAATAGCGCCAAGGGGGTGATGACCACCTTGTGCTTCTTCCGCTTTTGGCTAGGATTTGGTGTTGGTGGGGACTACCCTTTGTCCGCCACCATCATGTCTGAGTATGCCAATAAGAAGACACGAGGAGCCTTTGTGGCTGCCGTCTTTGCCATGCAAGGCATAGGTATTCTGGCCGGGGGAGTTGTGGCACTcattgtctcatcagcctttgaGAGTAAATTCAAGTCTCCAACTTACGCTGAGAACCCCGCCCTGTCCCGCCCTGAGGAAGCCGACTATATCTGGCGGATAGTTCTTATGTTTGGAGCTATCCCCGCGGCCCTGACCTACTACTGGCGGATGAAGATGCCTGAGACCGCCCGGTATACTGCCCTTGTAGCAAAAAATGCCAAGCAAGCTGCATCTGACATGTCCAAAGTCCTAAAGGTCGAAATTGAAGCGGAGGAAGAACGGGTGGACCAAATCGCAAGGAGCGATAAGAACCAGTTCGGTCTATTCACTGTTCAGTTTGCCCGACAGTATGGCCTTAAATTGCTGGGGACCACCTCCACCTGGTTCTTACTCGATATTGCCTTCTATAGTCAAAATCTCTTCCAAAGAGACGTCTTCACCTCAGTGGGATGGATCGGTCCCTCAGAAGACATGAGTGCCATCAAAGAGGTTTACGTGATTGCTAGAGCTCAAACCCTGATTGCCCTTTGTGGGACTGTCCCTGGCTATTGGTTCACTGTGGCCTTCATCGACATCATCGGTCGGTGGATCATCCAGATGATGGGTTTCATAATGATGACAATCTTCATGTTTGCCATTGCCTTCCCGTACGCACACTGGCAAAAGAAGGAGAACCGCATTGGATTTATTGTTATGTATGGCCTTACCTTCTTCTTTGCCAATTTTGGGCCAAATGCAACCACATTTATAGTCCCTGCAGAGATCTTTCCCGCTAGGCTTAGGTCCACCTGTCACGGAATATCCGCCGCCACAGGCAAAGCCGGTGCCATTATCGGCGCTTTCGCGTTTGTCTACCTATCCCAAGATCCTGATCCGCTTAAGAGGGAGCATGGTTACCCCGCCGGTATTGGCAAGAAAAACTCCCTCATTATTCTTGGTGTTATTAATTTCATTGGAATGCTCTTCACCTTCCTTGTGCCTGAGCCTAATGGTTTGTCTCTTGAGGAGGCTTCTGGTGAAGTTGAGGAGGATTCATCACATGATGAACGCCAAGGATCCGCTTGA